In Paenibacillus guangzhouensis, a single window of DNA contains:
- the yfmF gene encoding EF-P 5-aminopentanol modification-associated protein YfmF gives MIMTSFEQGRVHQMRIHVLPTKRFKTFAISLYIGVPLEESSVTKVALTPFVMRRGTESYPETLQFREHLDDMYGAGFGFDVFKRGDYQIVQFRMDVINDAFVASEDSLLQQSFAFLGEVLTKPALKKPEYRNRYIDAEKETLRKRLEAIVNDKIRYAAERCIEEMCKNEPYRLHPLGERKDIEGISSEELLTHYEHWLQSASMDLYVVGDTSLDEVQKLVEQHFQLQRTEETSYHMKPSARESREVQTIVEKLDVGQGKLNMGLRTSITYGDDQYAAALMYNGILGGYPHSKLFVNVREKESLAYYASSRFDGHKGICTIQSGIEIENYEKAVEIIKKQLDSMQAGHISDLELSQTKAMISNHVRELGDSAFEMIGYDFNRQLSGKSRTAAELLKQVEQVTIEDIKRAAQTFQLDTIYYLRDRKGE, from the coding sequence TTGATCATGACAAGTTTTGAGCAGGGTCGTGTGCACCAAATGCGCATTCATGTACTTCCCACCAAACGATTTAAGACATTCGCGATTTCACTTTATATTGGTGTTCCACTCGAAGAATCTTCCGTGACAAAGGTTGCTCTCACGCCATTTGTGATGCGTCGGGGGACAGAATCGTATCCAGAAACATTGCAATTCCGCGAGCATCTCGACGATATGTACGGAGCAGGATTTGGCTTTGATGTGTTCAAGCGTGGAGATTATCAAATTGTACAATTCCGGATGGACGTCATTAATGATGCCTTTGTCGCATCGGAAGATTCGCTTCTGCAGCAATCCTTCGCCTTCCTAGGCGAGGTCTTGACGAAGCCAGCTTTGAAGAAGCCGGAGTACCGCAATCGCTATATCGACGCGGAGAAAGAGACACTCCGTAAACGGCTTGAAGCTATCGTGAACGATAAAATCCGATATGCCGCTGAACGTTGTATCGAAGAAATGTGCAAAAACGAGCCTTATCGACTGCACCCATTAGGGGAGCGCAAGGACATCGAAGGGATCTCTTCGGAAGAATTGCTGACACATTACGAACATTGGCTGCAATCAGCTAGTATGGATCTCTATGTCGTTGGAGATACGTCCTTAGACGAAGTCCAGAAGCTCGTAGAGCAGCATTTCCAGCTTCAACGCACGGAAGAGACTTCTTATCATATGAAGCCATCTGCACGCGAATCTCGCGAGGTACAGACGATCGTAGAGAAATTAGATGTCGGACAAGGGAAACTAAATATGGGTCTTCGTACGTCCATTACGTATGGGGATGATCAATACGCTGCCGCGCTTATGTACAACGGTATTTTGGGCGGATATCCGCATTCGAAACTATTCGTCAACGTTCGGGAGAAAGAGAGCCTTGCGTATTATGCTTCCTCTCGATTTGATGGCCATAAAGGAATCTGTACGATTCAATCGGGTATCGAAATCGAGAATTATGAGAAAGCGGTTGAAATCATTAAAAAGCAGCTCGATAGTATGCAGGCTGGCCATATTAGCGACCTAGAGCTATCGCAGACCAAAGCAATGATCTCGAACCATGTTCGGGAGCTTGGCGATTCTGCTTTTGAAATGATCGGGTATGACTTTAACCGTCAATTATCCGGTAAGAGCCGCACTGCGGCTGAACTGCTGAAGCAAGTAGAACAAGTGACCATCGAAGATATCAAGCGCGCAGCGCAGACATTCCAATTAGATACGATCTATTATCTTCGCGATCGGAAGGGGGAATAA
- the yfmH gene encoding EF-P 5-aminopentanol modification-associated protein YfmH: MQTIQHPELQETLYYEKMPNGLDVYVLPKEGFQKTYATFSTRYGSIDNHFRVVGEEDHQVPDGVAHFLEHKMFEEPTGDIFATFATQGASANAFTSFDRTVYLFSATEQIEANIETLVNFVQNPYFTDENVEKEKGIIGQEIKMYQDNPDWRVYFGVIEAMYGVHPVHIDIAGTVESISTITKETLYTCYNTFYHPSNMLLFVVGGVDAEKVMSLIRENQAKKNYGTQGEIDRLFAEEPSAVYQQRKTSQLPVSLPKCLFGLKEKKILELGEEQLRRDLVTKLMLDIMLGSSTPLYQKLYDDDLISDGFGFEFNSGKNYAFSIIGGDTRDPDQLIDRIRSAVEEMKKTGFDAAHFERARKKKVGNYLRMLNSPESIANEFTNYKFRESDLFAVLPVYESITLDEVNARLRDHFDWEQLAISIVESPSQT; this comes from the coding sequence ATGCAAACCATTCAACACCCAGAGCTTCAAGAGACGTTGTATTATGAGAAAATGCCGAACGGCCTCGATGTCTATGTTCTGCCGAAGGAAGGGTTCCAGAAGACGTATGCGACGTTCTCGACCCGTTATGGCTCGATCGATAATCACTTCCGCGTCGTCGGGGAAGAAGATCATCAAGTGCCAGACGGCGTAGCTCACTTCCTGGAGCACAAAATGTTCGAAGAGCCGACAGGGGATATCTTCGCAACTTTTGCGACGCAAGGGGCTTCGGCCAATGCGTTTACGAGCTTTGATCGCACGGTATACCTGTTCTCTGCGACCGAGCAGATTGAGGCGAATATTGAGACCCTCGTGAACTTCGTGCAGAATCCTTATTTTACAGATGAGAATGTGGAGAAAGAAAAAGGGATCATCGGGCAAGAAATTAAAATGTACCAGGATAATCCAGATTGGCGTGTGTACTTTGGGGTGATCGAGGCCATGTATGGTGTGCATCCAGTTCATATCGATATCGCGGGAACCGTGGAGTCCATTAGTACAATTACGAAGGAAACGTTATACACCTGCTACAATACCTTCTACCATCCATCGAATATGCTGCTCTTCGTCGTGGGCGGCGTGGACGCTGAGAAGGTTATGTCCTTAATTCGAGAGAACCAAGCGAAGAAAAATTATGGTACCCAAGGGGAGATCGATCGACTGTTCGCCGAAGAGCCTTCAGCGGTATATCAGCAACGGAAGACTTCGCAATTGCCTGTATCATTGCCTAAATGTTTGTTTGGTCTGAAAGAGAAGAAAATTCTCGAGTTAGGTGAAGAGCAATTGCGCCGTGACCTCGTGACCAAACTGATGCTCGATATTATGCTTGGCTCTAGTACACCGTTGTACCAGAAGCTTTATGATGATGACTTGATTTCAGATGGGTTCGGGTTTGAGTTCAACTCGGGCAAGAACTATGCGTTCTCGATCATTGGTGGGGATACGCGTGATCCTGACCAGCTCATTGATCGCATTCGAAGCGCTGTGGAAGAAATGAAGAAAACTGGTTTTGATGCAGCACATTTCGAGCGGGCGCGGAAGAAGAAGGTCGGTAATTACTTACGAATGCTGAATTCACCTGAATCGATCGCGAACGAGTTCACGAATTATAAATTCCGCGAAAGTGATTTATTTGCCGTACTGCCGGTGTATGAGTCAATTACGCTGGACGAGGTGAATGCAAGACTGCGGGATCACTTCGATTGGGAACAGCTTGCCATATCGATTGTAGAGAGTCCGTCGCAAACCTAA
- the ymfI gene encoding elongation factor P 5-aminopentanone reductase — protein sequence MKSFGETNVLITGGSRGIGAAIAERFASVGMNVVIHYLQAHEQANEVARSCMKYGGKVMTVTADLRSKEQLQRMMEKLESHGLVPDILVNNAGIAHYGLLSDVTEDQWDEMMSINLKGMFLCTQLCMPHMIAQKYGRIINVSSIWGLSGASCEVVYSTTKGGMNAFTKALAKELAPSGVTVNAVAPGAVDTMMLSNLDDEEKLMLEDEIPVGRLGQPEEIASLVYFLALPESSYITGQVISPNGGWHT from the coding sequence ATGAAATCATTTGGGGAAACAAACGTGCTCATTACCGGCGGCAGCCGAGGGATCGGTGCAGCGATTGCAGAGCGGTTTGCTTCTGTGGGAATGAATGTGGTCATTCATTATCTGCAGGCGCATGAGCAAGCGAATGAAGTTGCGCGGAGTTGTATGAAGTATGGTGGCAAAGTGATGACGGTTACGGCGGACTTGCGTTCCAAAGAGCAGCTTCAACGTATGATGGAGAAACTCGAGAGTCATGGACTCGTCCCGGACATTCTCGTGAATAATGCAGGCATTGCACATTATGGATTGTTGTCTGATGTGACCGAGGATCAGTGGGATGAGATGATGTCCATTAACTTAAAAGGGATGTTCCTCTGCACGCAGCTCTGTATGCCGCATATGATCGCGCAGAAATATGGCCGAATTATCAACGTATCTTCCATCTGGGGTTTGTCTGGCGCTTCCTGTGAAGTGGTCTACTCGACGACGAAGGGCGGCATGAATGCTTTCACTAAAGCTCTTGCCAAAGAACTTGCCCCATCGGGAGTAACTGTAAATGCGGTCGCACCGGGGGCCGTCGATACGATGATGCTGAGTAATCTGGACGATGAAGAGAAACTCATGTTGGAAGACGAGATTCCGGTTGGTCGGCTGGGACAACCAGAAGAGATCGCATCGCTTGTCTATTTTCTAGCACTGCCTGAGTCAAGTTATATCACGGGGCAAGTCATCAGCCCGAATGGTGGATGGCATACGTAA
- a CDS encoding DUF3243 domain-containing protein, with protein MSVLGNYDNWKKFLGDRVSQAKAVGLSEDTIAKLAYEIGDFLDEKVDPKNGPERALKELWAVGSDDERKTIARLMVKLVEKG; from the coding sequence ATGTCAGTGCTCGGCAATTACGATAATTGGAAAAAATTCCTTGGAGATCGTGTTTCTCAAGCGAAAGCCGTCGGATTAAGTGAAGATACGATTGCAAAGCTTGCTTATGAAATCGGTGATTTCCTGGATGAGAAAGTGGATCCGAAGAATGGTCCGGAACGCGCTTTGAAGGAATTATGGGCTGTTGGATCTGATGATGAGCGTAAAACCATCGCGCGTCTGATGGTGAAACTTGTCGAAAAAGGTTAA
- a CDS encoding DUF3388 domain-containing protein — protein MEYQQWYMEYKIHKNRPGLLGDIASLLGMLEVNILTINGVEGKTRGMLLQTNDNEKINLMGQMLKKVDNITVTALRTPKLVDILAVRHGRYIERDSDDHKTFRFTRDELGLLVDFLGEIFKREGHQVIGLRGMPRVGKTESIIAGSVCAMKHWTFVSSTLLRQTVRSQLSEEEMNPNNVFIIDGIVSTIRSNEKHYHLLENIMKMPSTKVIEHPDIFMRETNYGPQDFDYIIELRNTPEEEITYETFTVNYNDF, from the coding sequence GTGGAATACCAACAATGGTACATGGAGTACAAAATACATAAAAATAGGCCTGGCCTCCTAGGCGATATCGCGTCATTACTCGGTATGCTCGAGGTCAATATATTAACGATTAATGGTGTGGAAGGAAAGACTCGCGGGATGCTCCTCCAGACCAATGACAATGAGAAGATTAACTTGATGGGCCAAATGCTCAAAAAAGTTGACAATATTACAGTGACTGCGCTTCGCACGCCGAAGTTGGTTGATATTCTTGCCGTTCGTCACGGCAGATACATTGAGAGAGATTCAGATGATCATAAGACATTTCGTTTTACACGGGATGAGCTTGGATTATTAGTAGATTTCTTAGGTGAGATCTTCAAACGTGAAGGTCATCAGGTGATTGGGCTTAGAGGTATGCCGCGCGTTGGGAAGACAGAGTCCATTATCGCAGGGAGTGTGTGTGCGATGAAGCATTGGACATTCGTATCTTCGACGCTGCTTCGCCAGACTGTTCGCAGTCAATTATCCGAGGAAGAGATGAACCCGAACAATGTATTCATCATCGATGGAATCGTGAGTACAATTCGTTCGAATGAGAAGCATTACCACTTACTTGAGAACATTATGAAGATGCCTAGCACCAAAGTCATCGAACATCCAGATATATTCATGCGTGAGACGAACTACGGTCCGCAAGACTTTGACTATATTATTGAGCTGCGGAATACGCCGGAAGAAGAAATCACGTATGAGACGTTTACAGTGAATTATAATGATTTTTAA
- a CDS encoding helix-turn-helix domain-containing protein: MSNLGDLLRNARLEKGMSLDDIQELTKIRKRYLEAIEDGDYKVLPGSFYVRAFVKTYAETLGLDSEEIVQLYKSDIPEPVSESASVEPIIQKRRRSERQRQDRAGKWISAVLMWLFLILIAVVIYFFYIHKASPNTDKVDSGTQITNEQKPPVKEENPGTGTETTPPTTPETPPVTPEVPEHVAPTLVPSGKIGKANRIKVQTTSTEPIQVEITASGANSWLNVYKKVYKGEELFNANMLDGTTQTFELGEGLYIRLGNASHLEIKVGGVPIDDGNVARAERFVLQPEVKTPDTTTTTDGSATTGE; encoded by the coding sequence GTGTCGAATTTAGGAGACCTACTAAGAAACGCACGACTCGAGAAAGGCATGTCGCTAGATGACATTCAAGAGTTGACCAAAATTCGTAAGCGTTACTTAGAGGCCATCGAAGACGGTGATTACAAAGTATTGCCTGGGAGTTTCTATGTGCGAGCTTTTGTCAAAACATATGCCGAAACCCTTGGCCTTGATTCTGAGGAGATTGTCCAATTGTACAAAAGTGATATCCCTGAGCCGGTATCTGAGTCGGCGTCTGTGGAGCCTATTATACAGAAACGCCGTCGCTCAGAGCGTCAGCGCCAAGATCGCGCAGGCAAATGGATTTCAGCGGTGCTCATGTGGCTGTTCTTAATTCTGATCGCCGTGGTCATTTACTTCTTCTATATTCATAAGGCAAGTCCGAATACAGATAAAGTAGACAGCGGCACACAGATTACCAATGAGCAGAAGCCACCAGTCAAAGAAGAGAACCCAGGAACGGGAACAGAGACAACTCCTCCGACAACACCAGAGACACCGCCAGTTACGCCTGAGGTGCCTGAGCATGTCGCTCCAACGCTTGTACCAAGCGGCAAAATCGGGAAAGCGAACCGAATTAAAGTACAGACGACATCGACAGAGCCAATTCAAGTTGAAATCACCGCTTCGGGTGCTAACAGCTGGCTGAATGTGTACAAGAAAGTGTACAAAGGCGAAGAGTTGTTCAACGCTAATATGCTTGATGGCACAACACAGACCTTCGAACTTGGTGAAGGATTGTATATTCGTCTGGGCAATGCGAGTCATCTGGAGATTAAGGTCGGCGGCGTTCCGATTGATGACGGAAATGTTGCAAGAGCAGAACGTTTTGTATTGCAGCCGGAAGTGAAAACGCCGGATACAACAACGACTACTGATGGCTCTGCAACAACCGGAGAATAG
- a CDS encoding YajQ family cyclic di-GMP-binding protein translates to MSSENSFDIVSKFDMQEMSNALNQAEKEIATRFDFKGSKSSLKLEKEELVIISDDDFKLENVIDILKSKMTKRGLALKNLEYGKIEPASAGTVKQRIKLKSGIDQDNAKKINILIRDSKLKVKSQIQGDQVRVTGKSKDDLQAVMQLLRKADLPIDLQFTNFK, encoded by the coding sequence ATGAGTTCAGAGAATTCATTTGATATTGTGTCGAAGTTCGATATGCAGGAAATGAGCAATGCGCTCAATCAAGCGGAGAAGGAAATTGCGACGCGTTTTGATTTCAAAGGCAGCAAGAGCAGTTTGAAGCTTGAGAAAGAAGAGCTCGTGATCATCTCCGATGATGACTTTAAGCTTGAGAATGTCATCGACATTCTGAAATCGAAAATGACCAAACGTGGACTCGCATTGAAGAATCTCGAATACGGCAAGATTGAGCCGGCATCGGCTGGTACGGTCAAACAGCGCATTAAGCTGAAGTCTGGAATCGATCAAGATAATGCCAAGAAGATTAATATCTTAATCCGTGATTCCAAGCTCAAAGTAAAAAGCCAAATTCAGGGTGATCAAGTACGGGTGACAGGCAAGAGCAAGGACGACCTGCAAGCGGTCATGCAATTGCTCCGTAAAGCTGATCTGCCAATTGATTTGCAATTCACGAATTTCAAATAA
- the rimO gene encoding 30S ribosomal protein S12 methylthiotransferase RimO, translated as MTEKIKIVTLGCEKNLVDSEIMSGLIHERGYSLVEDKEDATVIIVNTCGFIDAAKEESVNTILDLAELKETANLKALIVSGCLTQRYKEQLMDEMPEIDGIVGTGDFDKINDIVDEALRGSKPILVGNPVFNYEQRLPRKVSTPRFTTYVKIAEGCDNACTFCSIPIMRGKFRSRSMESIIAEVEELAAQGVKEVSLIAQDSTNYGTDLYDQFMLPTLMNRISEVSGIEWVRLHYAYPGFFTDELIDAIADNPKICKYIDMPLQHSEDAVLKRMRRPGRQRDTRELVAKIRARIPNVSLRTSLIVGFPGETAQDFENLCEFVKEIKFDRLGVFTYSSEEGTPATRLPDHVDEDVKEFRANTLMEIQRQISNEVSGKHIGQVLEVLVERYEGRNDVYVGRSQFDAPEIDGEVFITNCKVSIGEIAKVRITHAFEFDLSGEGVS; from the coding sequence ATGACTGAGAAGATTAAGATCGTAACCCTAGGCTGTGAGAAGAATCTCGTGGACTCCGAGATTATGTCAGGTCTTATTCATGAACGGGGCTATTCGTTGGTCGAAGATAAAGAGGATGCGACCGTTATTATTGTGAATACATGCGGGTTTATTGATGCAGCCAAGGAGGAATCGGTGAATACGATTCTGGATTTGGCCGAGCTCAAAGAGACGGCGAACCTGAAGGCGCTCATCGTATCGGGCTGCTTAACACAACGTTATAAAGAGCAATTGATGGATGAAATGCCTGAGATTGACGGGATCGTAGGTACGGGAGATTTTGATAAAATTAATGATATCGTAGATGAGGCGCTTCGTGGAAGTAAACCGATTCTTGTCGGCAACCCGGTATTTAACTATGAGCAGAGACTTCCGCGTAAAGTATCGACACCGCGCTTTACAACCTATGTGAAGATTGCGGAAGGATGCGACAATGCGTGTACATTCTGCAGTATTCCAATCATGCGCGGGAAGTTCCGCAGCCGTTCGATGGAATCCATCATTGCTGAAGTGGAAGAGCTAGCAGCACAAGGCGTTAAGGAAGTCAGCTTGATTGCACAGGATTCGACGAATTATGGAACGGATTTGTACGATCAATTCATGCTGCCAACCTTGATGAACCGGATTAGTGAAGTGTCCGGGATTGAATGGGTACGTCTACACTATGCTTACCCAGGCTTCTTCACGGATGAGCTCATTGACGCGATTGCGGACAACCCGAAAATTTGTAAATATATTGATATGCCATTGCAGCACAGTGAAGATGCTGTGTTGAAGCGGATGCGCAGACCAGGAAGACAGCGTGATACGAGAGAATTAGTAGCGAAGATTCGTGCGCGCATTCCGAATGTGTCACTTCGGACGTCATTGATTGTTGGGTTCCCAGGAGAAACCGCACAAGATTTCGAGAATCTGTGTGAGTTCGTCAAAGAAATTAAATTCGATCGTCTGGGTGTATTTACTTACTCCAGTGAAGAAGGTACCCCTGCAACGCGTCTACCGGATCATGTGGATGAAGATGTGAAGGAGTTCCGTGCGAACACGCTGATGGAGATCCAACGCCAAATTTCGAATGAAGTCAGCGGCAAGCATATCGGACAAGTTCTAGAAGTGCTCGTAGAACGTTATGAAGGACGTAATGATGTCTATGTAGGCCGTTCACAATTCGATGCACCAGAGATCGACGGTGAAGTGTTCATTACAAATTGTAAAGTAAGCATTGGCGAAATCGCCAAAGTACGTATTACACATGCATTTGAGTTTGACCTGTCTGGGGAGGGTGTCTCTTGA
- the pgsA gene encoding CDP-diacylglycerol--glycerol-3-phosphate 3-phosphatidyltransferase encodes MNLANRITLIRIFLVPIMMFFLLVKTDYFPAIHVESFQITYNQIIAALIFIIAASTDGLDGYIARSRKMVTNLGKLLDPLADKLLVAAVLISLVDMGKCDAWIAIVIISREFAVTGLRQIALLEGAVVAASKWGKIKTAAQITAIILMLLNNFPFEFIGFRFDEVMLWVAALVTVYSGIDYFVKNKNVLHFADKKQ; translated from the coding sequence TTGAATCTCGCCAATCGTATTACCTTAATTCGTATTTTTCTCGTACCGATCATGATGTTTTTCTTGCTGGTGAAGACGGATTATTTCCCGGCTATTCATGTCGAGAGTTTCCAGATTACCTATAACCAGATCATCGCTGCCTTAATCTTTATTATTGCGGCGAGTACAGATGGTCTGGACGGCTATATTGCCCGCAGCAGAAAGATGGTAACAAACTTAGGCAAACTTCTTGATCCGCTTGCGGACAAGCTGCTCGTTGCTGCCGTACTTATCTCTCTTGTTGATATGGGAAAATGCGATGCATGGATTGCGATTGTCATCATTAGCCGTGAATTCGCTGTAACGGGTTTGCGTCAGATTGCACTTCTTGAAGGGGCAGTCGTGGCTGCGAGCAAATGGGGGAAAATTAAGACAGCAGCGCAGATTACTGCCATTATTTTGATGCTGCTTAACAACTTCCCATTTGAGTTCATCGGATTCCGATTTGATGAGGTTATGCTATGGGTAGCAGCACTCGTAACGGTGTATTCGGGAATTGATTATTTTGTGAAAAATAAAAATGTGCTTCATTTTGCAGACAAAAAACAATAG
- a CDS encoding competence/damage-inducible protein A, protein MKAEIIAVGTELLLGQIVNTNAQYLSQELAALGIDTYYQTVVGDNFGRLQRAIEIARERADLVLFTGGIGPTQDDLTKDALAGLLGRTLSIHQPSMDVIEQFFSSRGAHMVESNRRQALMIEGSTPLANATGLAVGNAMKHEGTFYILLPGPPKEMKPMFEHEAKRWLLEHALTSEQPLYSRMLKFAGIGESSLEAQLLDLIEKQQDTTIAPYAKEGEVTIRVSTKAESAEAADVKLQEVESEIRLRLSEHLYATEDVPIEKIIVQRMQELGLTLGTAESCTGGLLSEMITAIPGSSQMFNGGVVCYSNAMKQQLLHVPVTLLEGPEAPGAVSHEVAEILADQVRQLTNSDFGIGITGVAGPGMSERKPAGLVYVSIAQKGRPTEVMKLQLHGGREIIRLRSVKTVLYHLWRRLQ, encoded by the coding sequence ATGAAAGCAGAGATTATTGCCGTTGGTACAGAGTTATTGCTAGGCCAGATTGTGAATACAAATGCACAGTACTTATCGCAGGAATTAGCGGCACTTGGTATTGATACATACTATCAGACCGTTGTTGGCGACAATTTCGGTCGATTGCAGCGTGCGATTGAAATTGCGCGTGAGCGGGCGGATCTGGTCTTGTTCACAGGGGGGATTGGCCCGACGCAGGATGACCTGACGAAGGATGCCCTTGCAGGTCTACTCGGCCGAACGTTATCTATTCATCAGCCATCCATGGATGTGATCGAACAGTTCTTTAGCAGTCGAGGCGCTCATATGGTAGAGAGCAACCGCAGACAGGCTCTGATGATAGAGGGAAGCACGCCGCTGGCGAATGCGACAGGGCTTGCTGTCGGGAATGCAATGAAACATGAGGGAACGTTCTATATTCTTCTTCCTGGGCCGCCCAAGGAGATGAAGCCTATGTTCGAGCATGAAGCCAAGCGCTGGCTGCTTGAGCATGCTTTAACCAGTGAGCAGCCGCTGTATTCTCGCATGCTGAAATTCGCCGGGATTGGCGAATCCTCACTGGAAGCACAACTGCTTGATTTAATCGAGAAGCAGCAGGATACGACGATTGCGCCTTATGCCAAGGAAGGCGAAGTAACGATTCGTGTATCTACCAAAGCTGAATCCGCGGAAGCAGCCGATGTGAAATTGCAGGAAGTGGAGTCTGAGATTCGCCTTCGATTATCGGAGCACCTCTATGCTACGGAAGATGTGCCGATTGAGAAGATTATTGTACAGCGTATGCAGGAACTTGGTCTTACGCTTGGCACAGCCGAGAGTTGTACGGGTGGTCTGTTATCCGAGATGATCACGGCGATCCCTGGAAGCTCACAGATGTTCAACGGAGGCGTCGTATGTTACTCCAATGCGATGAAGCAGCAGTTGTTACATGTACCGGTGACATTATTAGAAGGACCTGAAGCCCCAGGAGCAGTGAGTCATGAAGTCGCAGAGATTCTCGCAGATCAAGTTCGACAATTGACGAATTCTGATTTCGGCATTGGAATTACAGGCGTAGCGGGGCCAGGGATGTCAGAGCGGAAGCCGGCTGGACTTGTTTATGTGTCCATTGCACAGAAGGGCAGACCCACGGAGGTCATGAAGCTTCAGCTGCATGGCGGACGTGAGATTATTCGCCTACGCTCCGTGAAGACTGTGTTGTACCATTTGTGGCGTAGACTCCAATAG
- the recA gene encoding recombinase RecA, producing MSDRRAALEMALRNIEKQFGKGSIMKLGESTHMQVEVVPSGSLALDIALGIGGYPRGRIIEVYGPESSGKTTVALHAIAEVQKQGGQAAFIDAEHALDPLYASKLGINIDELLLSQPDTGEQALEIAEALVRSGAVDIIVIDSVAALVPKAEIEGDMGDSHVGLQARLMSQALRKLSGAINKSKTIAIFINQLREKVGVMFGNPETTPGGRALKFYSSVRLDVRRVETIKQGNDMVGNRTRIKVVKNKVAPPFKQADIDIMYGEGISREGSIIDIGTEMDIVNKSGAWYSYENERLGQGRENAKQYLKENQEISKVIENKIREASQLSAVVPTTSQDDEDEEDFELELE from the coding sequence TTGTCAGATCGTCGCGCAGCGTTAGAAATGGCTTTACGGAATATTGAGAAACAATTTGGTAAAGGTTCGATCATGAAACTTGGTGAATCCACACACATGCAAGTGGAGGTTGTGCCGAGCGGATCTTTGGCATTAGATATTGCACTAGGAATTGGCGGATACCCGCGCGGAAGAATTATCGAAGTATACGGACCGGAATCTTCAGGTAAGACGACAGTCGCATTGCATGCGATTGCTGAAGTTCAGAAACAAGGCGGACAAGCTGCCTTTATTGATGCAGAGCATGCGCTAGACCCGTTATACGCGAGCAAATTAGGTATTAACATTGATGAATTGCTCTTGTCTCAGCCGGATACAGGGGAGCAAGCGCTTGAAATTGCTGAAGCGCTCGTACGAAGCGGTGCAGTGGATATCATCGTTATTGACTCCGTTGCTGCCCTTGTACCGAAGGCCGAGATCGAAGGCGATATGGGTGACTCTCACGTGGGCTTGCAGGCTCGCTTGATGTCCCAAGCACTTCGTAAATTGTCGGGTGCGATCAATAAATCGAAGACGATTGCAATCTTCATTAACCAATTGCGTGAGAAAGTCGGCGTCATGTTCGGAAATCCTGAGACGACGCCAGGTGGACGCGCTCTGAAGTTCTACTCTTCCGTTCGTCTGGATGTTAGACGTGTTGAGACGATCAAGCAAGGCAATGACATGGTTGGTAACCGTACACGCATTAAGGTCGTGAAGAATAAGGTTGCGCCTCCGTTCAAACAAGCGGATATTGATATCATGTACGGTGAAGGAATCTCACGTGAAGGCAGCATTATCGATATCGGAACGGAAATGGATATCGTGAATAAGAGCGGCGCTTGGTATTCATACGAGAATGAGCGTCTAGGACAAGGCCGTGAGAACGCGAAGCAATATCTGAAGGAAAACCAAGAAATTTCAAAAGTGATTGAGAATAAAATCCGTGAAGCAAGTCAGCTCTCGGCAGTTGTTCCAACGACATCGCAAGATGACGAGGATGAAGAAGATTTCGAACTCGAGCTTGAATAA